The genomic DNA TCTGGGCGCTGCGGTTGATTTTCCGCAACAAACAGAATATCACCCACAGCCTGCAACAACTGGCTGACCATTCGCTGCCCTTTTTCAGCCTGTTTATCCGCGCCTTTGCGCTGGTGTGGCACTGGGTAGCGAGCGCCTATTTTATCGTGCTGTTCTTTTTCTCGCTGTTCGACCCCGGCAACAGCCTGAAATTTATGATGGGCGCGACGGTGCGCAGTCTGGCGATCATCAGTATTGCGGCTTTCGCGTCCGGCATTCTTTCCCGCTGGATTGCGAAAACCATCACCCTGTCGCCGGAAACGCAGCGCAGTTATCCTGAGCTGCAAAAACGACTTAACGGCTGGATCTCCGCGTCATTAAAATTCGCCCGCTTCCTGATTGTCTGCGTTGCCGTCATGATGTTGCTCAGCGCCTGGGGGCTGTTCGATTTCTGGCAATGGCTGCACTACGGCGCGGGGGAGAAAACCGTCGATATCCTGATCCGCATCGCGCTGATCCTCTTTTTCTCTGCGGTGGGCTGGACGGTGCTCGCCAGTCTTATCGAAAACCGCCTCGCGTCAGATATTCACGGTCGCCCGCTCCCCAGCGCGCGCACCCGGACGCTGCTGACACTGTTTCGTAATGCGCTGGCGGTAGTCATCAGTACCATCACGGTGATGATTGTGCTGTCGGAAATTGGTGTGAATATCGCCCCGTTGCTGGCCGGTGCCGGGGCGCTGGGTCTGGCAATCTCGTTCGGTGCGCAGACGCTGGTGAAAGATATCATTACCGGGATCTTTATTCAGTTTGAGAACGGCATGAATACCGGTGATCTGGTGACCATCGGACCGCTGACCGGGACGGTGGAGCGGATGTCAATTCGGTCTGTTGGCGTGCGTCAGGATACCGGTGCGTATCACATCATTCCCTGGTCGTCGATCACCACCTTCGCTAACTTTGTCCGCGGCATTGGTTCGGTAGTGGCGAACTATGACGTCGATCGTCAGGAAGATACGGATAAGGCCAACCAGGCGCTGAAAGATGCCGTCGCTGAGCTGATGGAGCAGGAAGAGATCCGCGGTCTTATCATCGGCGAACCGTCGTTTGCCGGACTGGTGGGGCTGACCAATACCGCGTTTACCCTGCGCGTCTCCTTCACCACCCTGCCGCTGAAGCAGTGGACCGTGCGCTTTGCGCTCGACACGCAGGTGAAAAAACACTTCGACCGCGCGGGCATTCGCGCGCCGGTACAGACCTACCAGATGCTGCCGGTCAGCGGCGCCGCACCCGAAGGCCAGCCACCGCCGCAGGAGCCGACGCTTTAACGCGGGCGCGAGGCGAAACGGCGACGTTGCTCGTCATTCATAAAGGTCCAGGCGATAAAGCGACTCTGCTTTTGTCCCTGGGCCATCTCTTTTTTCACCACCTTCACGGTACCTGCCTGCGTCAGCGCGCGGTACAGCTCCGGCAGATTATCGCCACGAGAAACCAGCGAGGTGAACCACATCACCTGACGCGCGAACTGCTGACTTTCGGCAATCATTTTACTGATGAAGGCCACTTCGCCGCCCTCGCACCATAATTCCTGCTGCTGACCGCCAAAGTTGAGTGCATCGTTTTTGTCCTGCCCCAGATTGCGGCGTTTGCGCTCGCTGCCCTGACGCGCGGCGGCGGCAGAATCATGGAATGGCGGGTTACACAGCGTAGCGTCGTATTCTTCATTTTTATGGATGATGCCACTGAAAATCTGCTGTGTATTTTTCTGCCTGCGCAGGCGGATCTGACGGCTCAGCCCGGCATTGCCGCTGACAATCGCCTGTGCGCTGGCAAAAGCATCGGCATCCACTTCGCTGCCGGTAAAACGCCAGCCGTATTCATGCGCACCAATCAGCGGATAAATGCAGTTGGCACCGATGCCGATATCGAGAACGGTAGCATTGCGCGGGATCTCGCCGGTCGTTTCGCCCAGCAGATCCGCCAGATGGTGAATGTAATCAGCGCGCCCCGGTACTGGCGGGCAGAGAAAACCATCAGGAATGTTCCAGTGCTCCACACCATAAAAATGCGCCAGTAACGCTTTGTTCAGCGCTTTCACCGCCAGCGGATCGGCAAAATTGATCGTCTGCTCCCCCGCCGGGTTGAGCGTTAAAAAAGGCGCCAGTTGGGGGCTGGTCTGGCTCAGCGCGGTGAGATCGTAGCGGGTGTTGTGACGGTTACGCGGGTGCAGTCCCGGCTTCTGGGCATTCATGGCTTTCTCCTGTTTTCCGCGCGTAAGATACCCGTTGACGGCGGCGGGGTAAATAAGTGAGGCTGGAGAAAATCATGACGACAACAAGGTGCGCTATGTATTTCTATCAACCTTCGCAGGGACACGGACTGCCACACGACCCGCTGAACGCCATTATCGGCCCGCGCCCTATCGGCTGGATCGCCTCCCTCGACGCACAGGGACGACGCAACCTGGCGCCCTACAGCTTCTTCAATTGTTTTAACTATCGTCCGCCGATTATCGGTTTCGCCAGCAGCGGCTGGAAAGACAGCGTACAGAACATCGTGGAAACGAAGGAATTTGTCTGGAATCTGGCGACACGAGACCTTGCCAGCGCCATGAATGAAACCTCCGCCAGCCTGCCCCACGGCGAAGACGAATTTGCTGTCGCAGGCTTAACCCCGGCGGCAAGCCGCTTTGTGAAGGCGCCACGCGTGGCGGAAAGCCCGGTCAATTTTGAGTGCAAACTGTCACAATGCATTCAGCTCACCGCCGCCGACGGCACCCCAGTCGAAAGCTGGCTGGTGCTGGGCGAAGTGGTTGGTATTCATATTGATGAAAGATTACTTGAAAACGGCATTTATCAGACCGCCAGAACTAATCCGGTACTGCGCGCAGGCGGCCCTACCGCGTATTACACCATTAGCGATAGCCACCGGTTCGACTTAGTCCGGCCGGATGCCAGATAACTCTTCATAAAACAGCCACTTCCATGTGGCTGTTTTGTCAACGAAATGTCAGTTTTTGTTGTTCAAAAAATACGCATTTCACCATCAATTTTTTGCGCGCATCCTCGCTTCGTGACCACCTACACTTCTATAGTATTCCGTCGAAACAGAGAGGTTGTCACCATGAAAAGAAGTCTTGCGTTGATTGCTGCTGGCGCGTTAGCCGCCTTCTCTTTCGCGTCACAGGCGGAGCCACAGCAACTGAACCGGGGTGAGACCGGGCAGCTACGTCCGGCCGGTACGGTGTCCGTGAGCGGTGCCAGCAGTCTTGATGAGCTGCAGGCTAAACTGGCAGAAAAAGCCCAGGAAAAAGGGGCAACGGGCTATGTGATTAACGGTGCCAGCGGTGAAAACAAAATGTTCGGTACGGCCACCATCTACAAATAATGCCCTTTTTCCCCGCCATCAGAATGCACTCACACCGTGGGTGCATTATTTTTATCTGTCTCTTGTTTGTTTAATTTTTGACCACATATAATAGATTACGATGATGTGACAATGTCGGAGGTGAGACATGGCTTCAGGATGGGCAAATGATGATGCCGTTCAGCAACAAATCGACAGCACGGTTGATGATGCCGTCGCGCGCGTGAGAAATGCTATTTCAGGTGGTGAAAGCCTCAAATTTTGTGATGAATGCGCAGAGGCGATCCCGGAGGCACGCAGAAAGGCCGTGCCGGGTGTCAGATACTGCATCAAATGCCAGCAGCAGAAAGATTTACATAACTCTACGTTTTCGGGATATAATCGCCGTGGTTCAAAGGACAGCCAGCTTCGCTGACAAATCCTTACCTGTTTACACAGAATAACTCAACGTCTTTACTTCCACGATTTCTGGCGAAATAAGTCGCATTCCGTGCCTTTTTCGCCAGGTGATCGACTTCACACTTCCTTTCTGTGCGTTTTCGAAAAATAATTTATTAATAATCAATAAATTATTATTGATTCAAATTATTTGATGAAG from Trabulsiella odontotermitis includes the following:
- a CDS encoding YdgH/BhsA/McbA-like domain containing protein, whose protein sequence is MKRSLALIAAGALAAFSFASQAEPQQLNRGETGQLRPAGTVSVSGASSLDELQAKLAEKAQEKGATGYVINGASGENKMFGTATIYK
- a CDS encoding DksA/TraR family C4-type zinc finger protein, with amino-acid sequence MASGWANDDAVQQQIDSTVDDAVARVRNAISGGESLKFCDECAEAIPEARRKAVPGVRYCIKCQQQKDLHNSTFSGYNRRGSKDSQLR
- a CDS encoding flavin reductase family protein, giving the protein MYFYQPSQGHGLPHDPLNAIIGPRPIGWIASLDAQGRRNLAPYSFFNCFNYRPPIIGFASSGWKDSVQNIVETKEFVWNLATRDLASAMNETSASLPHGEDEFAVAGLTPAASRFVKAPRVAESPVNFECKLSQCIQLTAADGTPVESWLVLGEVVGIHIDERLLENGIYQTARTNPVLRAGGPTAYYTISDSHRFDLVRPDAR
- the rlmF gene encoding 23S rRNA (adenine(1618)-N(6))-methyltransferase RlmF, which translates into the protein MNAQKPGLHPRNRHNTRYDLTALSQTSPQLAPFLTLNPAGEQTINFADPLAVKALNKALLAHFYGVEHWNIPDGFLCPPVPGRADYIHHLADLLGETTGEIPRNATVLDIGIGANCIYPLIGAHEYGWRFTGSEVDADAFASAQAIVSGNAGLSRQIRLRRQKNTQQIFSGIIHKNEEYDATLCNPPFHDSAAAARQGSERKRRNLGQDKNDALNFGGQQQELWCEGGEVAFISKMIAESQQFARQVMWFTSLVSRGDNLPELYRALTQAGTVKVVKKEMAQGQKQSRFIAWTFMNDEQRRRFASRPR
- the ybiO gene encoding mechanosensitive channel protein, encoding MPWVFLFLFALFSAPLQAVTIPGVTSGASSDASQASVQEPDLAQKKAAYAALADVLENDTSRKELIEQLRQAAATPPAEQVPKIIPPEVTEQKTVLENVTDVSRHYGEQLSSRFAQLWRNITGSPHKPFNPQTFTNALTHFLLLAALVFAIYGLLRLCALPLYRKMGQWGRRKNRERNNWLQLPLMIVGAFIIDLLLLAFTLFIGQMLSDNLNAGSRTIAFQQSLFLNAFALIEFFKAILRLVFCPRVPELRPFNTQDDVARYWNLRLSTLSSLIGYGLIVAVPIISNQINVQVGALANVAIMLVITLWALRLIFRNKQNITHSLQQLADHSLPFFSLFIRAFALVWHWVASAYFIVLFFFSLFDPGNSLKFMMGATVRSLAIISIAAFASGILSRWIAKTITLSPETQRSYPELQKRLNGWISASLKFARFLIVCVAVMMLLSAWGLFDFWQWLHYGAGEKTVDILIRIALILFFSAVGWTVLASLIENRLASDIHGRPLPSARTRTLLTLFRNALAVVISTITVMIVLSEIGVNIAPLLAGAGALGLAISFGAQTLVKDIITGIFIQFENGMNTGDLVTIGPLTGTVERMSIRSVGVRQDTGAYHIIPWSSITTFANFVRGIGSVVANYDVDRQEDTDKANQALKDAVAELMEQEEIRGLIIGEPSFAGLVGLTNTAFTLRVSFTTLPLKQWTVRFALDTQVKKHFDRAGIRAPVQTYQMLPVSGAAPEGQPPPQEPTL